From a single Pyxidicoccus xibeiensis genomic region:
- the fusA gene encoding elongation factor G, giving the protein MSRSTRIERYRNIGIMAHIDAGKTTLTERVLFFTGRIHSTGEVHTGSTEMDWMPEEKKRGITITSAATTASWKPTRGSAAGVPHRINILDTPGHVDFTIEVERSLRVLDGAVAVFDASQGVEPQSEAVWRQADRYHVPRIAFLNKMDKVGADFAMSVASIEERLGANPVAVQLPLGEGMDFRGLVDVVRMQAVFFEGEEGRYGDEQPVPAEAREEAERLRLRLIEACADVDATVMEKFVEGRLDEVTAEDLERALRAGTLARTLVPVLCGSAFKKKGVQMLLDAVVNYLPAPSDLPAVEGCVPVTLERVSRPASDAGPPTALVFKLMSDKAVGGIVFLRVYSGTLRAGTVLINPVTGRRERVGRLMFMHANRREEVAEVHAGDICAALGLKGVRTGDTLCDPEAPVVLESLGVMEPVVQLAVEARSPAELPKLEEGLHRLAAEDPSLRVGVDPESGQVLLSGMGELHLEVIVSRLLTEYGVEARVGQPKVAYRDTVRRKVRQEYRHVRQTGGPGQYAHVVLDVGPAPRGAGLVFVDDTRGGNIPRELVPAIEKGVAGAMERGVRDGVPLVDVEVRLVDGSTHVKDSTPQAFSMAGSLALQEAVRSAGLQGLEPVMDVEVTTPEEYLGEVLGDLSARRGRVLGMEARGVVRVVSARVPMASLFGYVTGLRGRTQGRAQASMRLGAYEPVPESLYAAQAEARA; this is encoded by the coding sequence ATGTCCCGCAGCACTCGCATCGAGCGGTACCGCAACATCGGCATCATGGCCCACATCGACGCGGGGAAGACGACGCTCACCGAGCGCGTCCTCTTCTTTACCGGTCGCATCCACTCCACGGGAGAGGTGCACACCGGCTCCACGGAGATGGACTGGATGCCCGAGGAGAAGAAGCGCGGCATCACCATCACCTCGGCGGCCACCACGGCGTCCTGGAAGCCCACGCGCGGCAGCGCGGCGGGCGTGCCCCACCGCATCAACATCCTGGACACGCCGGGACACGTGGACTTCACCATCGAAGTCGAGCGCTCTCTGCGCGTGCTGGACGGCGCGGTGGCGGTGTTCGACGCCAGCCAGGGCGTGGAGCCCCAGTCGGAGGCGGTGTGGCGGCAGGCGGACCGGTACCACGTGCCGCGCATCGCCTTCCTCAACAAGATGGACAAGGTGGGCGCGGACTTCGCGATGAGCGTGGCGTCCATCGAAGAGCGGCTCGGCGCCAATCCGGTGGCCGTGCAGCTCCCCCTGGGCGAGGGCATGGACTTCCGTGGCCTCGTGGACGTGGTGCGCATGCAGGCCGTCTTCTTCGAGGGAGAAGAGGGCCGCTACGGCGACGAGCAGCCCGTGCCCGCCGAGGCGCGGGAGGAAGCGGAGCGGCTGCGCCTGCGGCTCATCGAGGCGTGCGCGGACGTGGATGCGACGGTGATGGAGAAGTTCGTGGAAGGGCGGCTGGACGAAGTCACCGCCGAGGACCTGGAGCGCGCGCTGCGCGCGGGCACCCTCGCGCGGACCCTGGTGCCGGTGCTGTGCGGGTCGGCCTTCAAGAAGAAGGGAGTGCAGATGTTGCTGGATGCCGTCGTCAACTACCTGCCCGCGCCGTCGGACCTTCCCGCCGTCGAGGGCTGTGTCCCTGTCACGCTCGAGCGTGTCTCCCGTCCTGCGTCGGACGCGGGCCCGCCCACCGCGCTCGTCTTCAAGCTGATGAGCGACAAGGCGGTGGGAGGCATCGTCTTCCTGCGCGTCTACTCGGGCACGCTTCGCGCGGGCACCGTCCTGATCAATCCGGTCACCGGCCGGCGCGAGCGGGTGGGGCGCCTGATGTTCATGCATGCCAACCGCCGCGAGGAGGTGGCGGAGGTCCATGCGGGAGACATCTGCGCGGCGCTCGGCCTGAAGGGCGTGCGCACGGGCGACACGCTGTGCGACCCGGAGGCTCCGGTGGTGCTGGAGTCGCTGGGAGTCATGGAGCCCGTGGTGCAGCTCGCCGTGGAGGCGCGCTCTCCCGCGGAGCTTCCGAAGCTGGAAGAGGGCCTGCATCGGCTGGCGGCGGAAGACCCGTCGCTGCGAGTGGGCGTGGACCCGGAGAGCGGCCAGGTGCTGCTGTCCGGCATGGGTGAGCTGCACCTGGAGGTCATCGTGTCCCGACTGCTGACGGAGTACGGAGTGGAGGCCCGCGTGGGACAGCCCAAGGTCGCATACCGCGACACGGTCCGGCGCAAGGTGCGCCAGGAGTACCGCCACGTCCGCCAGACGGGCGGGCCCGGACAGTACGCGCACGTGGTGCTGGACGTCGGTCCGGCGCCGCGAGGGGCGGGGCTCGTCTTCGTGGACGACACCCGGGGTGGCAACATTCCCCGGGAGCTGGTCCCCGCCATCGAAAAGGGCGTGGCCGGCGCCATGGAGCGCGGCGTGCGGGACGGCGTCCCGCTGGTGGACGTGGAGGTGCGGCTGGTGGATGGCAGCACGCACGTGAAGGACTCCACGCCCCAGGCGTTCTCCATGGCCGGCTCCCTGGCGCTGCAGGAGGCGGTGCGGAGCGCGGGCCTCCAGGGGCTGGAGCCCGTCATGGACGTGGAGGTGACGACTCCGGAGGAGTACCTGGGCGAGGTGCTCGGGGACCTGTCCGCGCGGCGCGGGCGGGTGCTGGGAATGGAAGCGCGCGGGGTGGTGCGAGTCGTCTCCGCGCGAGTGCCCATGGCCAGCCTCTTCGGCTACGTGACGGGCCTGCGCGGCCGCACGCAGGGACGGGCCCAGGCCAGCATGCGCCTGGGTGCGTACGAGCCGGTGCCCGAGTCGCTCTACGCGGCCCAGGCCGAAGCGCGTGCGTGA
- a CDS encoding spermidine synthase: MRQRVVVTEDPEGLRTLRFEQGGARQSVVWPGEPLRLEIPYTRMSMAGLAFVPEPERILVVGLGGGAIPMFLRAVLPEVAIDVVDVEPDVVEAAKLYCGFQEDDALRVHVADGRSFIEASGPAYSLIVLDAYGPDNIPPHLATREFLGAARARLTADGAVLGNVWESVSNPLFPSMLRTWRVSFPQLHRLDVPSTTNRILVGLSHTEAYSHVDLVDRAARLERELGLPFELGRMVSRGHRQVPRRVKDGHILTDAALD; encoded by the coding sequence GTGCGTCAACGCGTCGTCGTCACGGAAGACCCCGAGGGCCTGCGCACCCTGCGCTTCGAGCAGGGCGGCGCGCGCCAGAGCGTGGTCTGGCCCGGTGAGCCGCTGCGGCTGGAGATTCCGTACACGCGGATGTCCATGGCGGGGCTCGCCTTCGTGCCCGAGCCCGAGCGCATCCTCGTGGTGGGCCTGGGCGGCGGCGCCATCCCCATGTTCCTGCGCGCGGTGCTCCCAGAGGTCGCCATCGACGTCGTCGACGTGGAGCCCGACGTGGTGGAGGCGGCGAAGCTCTACTGCGGCTTCCAGGAGGACGACGCCCTCCGCGTCCACGTGGCGGACGGGCGCAGCTTCATCGAGGCCTCCGGCCCGGCGTACTCCCTCATCGTCCTGGACGCGTATGGCCCCGACAACATCCCCCCGCACCTGGCGACGCGGGAGTTCCTGGGCGCGGCGCGCGCACGCCTGACCGCGGATGGCGCGGTGCTGGGCAACGTCTGGGAGTCGGTGTCCAACCCGCTGTTCCCCTCCATGCTCCGCACCTGGCGGGTGAGCTTCCCGCAGCTTCACCGGCTCGACGTGCCGTCCACCACCAACCGCATCCTCGTCGGCCTCTCGCACACAGAGGCGTACTCGCACGTGGACCTGGTGGACCGCGCGGCGCGACTCGAGCGCGAGCTGGGCCTGCCCTTCGAGCTGGGCCGGATGGTGTCGCGCGGTCACCGGCAGGTGCCCCGGCGCGTGAAGGACGGGCACATCCTCACCGACGCGGCGCTGGACTGA